Proteins from one Mercurialis annua linkage group LG7, ddMerAnnu1.2, whole genome shotgun sequence genomic window:
- the LOC126654500 gene encoding uncharacterized protein LOC126654500, translating into MAVSLTRFSWWMWNSKEKDPVSNGSSFTSPTTDWGSGLREVESVKFSKKNLASAKKVKRKWHSREERRVGNVVPSDGGVCLSGSESDGPDWSIGWVEPHGPEFRGDDETDDGFAVLVPCYKPGCKELVENSNNQLLSAIKNLPNGLSSEGKKNYMEWLSSVQNF; encoded by the exons ATGGCAGTTTCCTTGACCCGTTTCTCATGGTGGATGTGGAACAGCAAAGAGAAAGACCCGGTTTCAAACGGGTCATCTTTTACTTCACCCACTACTGATTGGGGTTCAGGGTTGAGAGAAGTTGAGTCtgttaaattttctaaaaagaatTTAGCCTCAGCAAAAAAGGTTAAGAGGAAATGGCACAGTAGAGAAGAGAGGAGAGTTGGTAATGTTGTGCCGTCTGATGGTGGGGTTTGTTTGTCAGGGTCGGAATCCGACGGTCCTGATTGGTCCATAGGTTGGGTTGAACCTCATGGACCTGAGTTTAGAGGTGATGATGAGACTGATGATGGTTTTGCTGTTCTGGTTCCTTGCTATAAGCCTGGCTGTAAGGAGTTGGTGGAGAATTCTAATAATCAGCTTTTGAGTGCTATTAAGAATTTACCAAATGGATTATCTTCTG AGGGAAAGAAGAACTATATGGAGTGGCTTTCTTCTGTCCAGAATTTCTGA
- the LOC126654499 gene encoding uncharacterized protein LOC126654499 isoform X1, with product MEGSNEEKVKLAALQIIEQHQNLPRLVVFDLDYTLWPFYCECYYLDDTPYLYPEAKGIIEALKEKGIELAVASRSPTAQLAIAFLAKLEISSLFVTKEIFSSWTHKTDHFQRIQKKTGLPYTSMLFFDDEDRNIGPTSKMGVTSILVDNGVTLEALKQGLAEFSQKTGSSSND from the exons ATGGAAGGCAGTAATGAAGAAAAAGTCAAACTCGCTGCCTTGCAGATAATAGAGCAACACCAAAATTTACCTCGATTAGTTGTGTTTGATCTAGATTACACTCTATGGCCTTTTTACTg TGAATGTTACTATTTGGATGATACACCGTATTTATACCCAGAAGCTAAAGGGATTATAGAAGCATTAAAAGAGAAAGGAATTGAATTGGCTGTAGCTTCAAGATCCCCAACTGCTCAACTTGCCATAGCATTTCTTGCTAAATTGGAAATTTCATCCTTGTTTGTTACTAAG GAAATTTTCTCAAGTTGGACTCACAAAACAGATCATTTTCAGAGGATTCAAAAGAAGACTGGACTGCCATACACTTCAATGCTCTTCTTTGATGATGAGGACAGGAACATTGGACCT ACATCAAAAATGGGTGTAACTAGCATCTTGGTTGACAATGGGGTAACTCTTGAAGCTTTGAAGCAAGGACTGGCAGAATTTTCGCAAAAAACGGGCTCTTCGAGCAACGATTAA
- the LOC126655684 gene encoding protein NETWORKED 2D, giving the protein MLQRAASNAYSWWWASHIRTKQSKWLEQNLQDMEEKVQTTLKLIEEDGDSFAKRAEMYYKKRPELIHFVEESYRAYRALAERYDHISTELQNANHTIASVFPEQVQFAMEDDEDESSSSGPKKVVPSEASKANIPKVPKITKALRNIFSSDSRKLQSKKPMISKNQSTVSKSGLSKPDGLQEIDRLQKQILSLQTEKEFVKSSYEGGVAKYWEIEETITEMQEKVCNLQDEFGAGTVIEDDEARTLMASAALKSCQDTLTQLHEKQEKSAEEAMVENRRINDARAKLKSLKDGYLHGGVIQEDAKAKDCEVNQEDAKAKNDEVNQELEVLRVKISEHFDVGSTESLSVSELAEKIDEVVNKVISLEAAVSSQTGLIRRLRMETDELQAQIGTLEEDKATLISGKNDLGDKLKEMEEKLSGLEELNQNVEHQNQNLQTHFTEAHSNLDHLSEKLHNVKPDEEIQTTVQSDWGSLVEIGSRSEVSKQEGSLGKTNEGIDKLSKLDSQEEVKEQETVAEPRNAIESVAEPGNAKESLAEPHEAELKVKEEQMINPDEVQVSGISHKEQTSAPDSDKSFDEQQKPKQQGQVEKANDDISEEEKIKDSDNSTVKSDDTITKENPDDKQVSPKTTDSVETQTHQDDEPDWKHLFTNGMGNREKFLLDEYTTALRNYKDAKKKLGETDSHKNGDGLFDITLQLRELKCTNAKKDEQIKLLRQKLSLLQTSFGEDDESDKSILTDSSIFDREAILFEQSEISAMEEKFRSSIDEVLEENLDFWLRFSSTFHQIQKFENEIKDLQLELVKLEEKKKKQDSSSSTNHKYSLKSDAKPLYKHLREIYTELGVWLEKSAQLKDELKSRFSSLCEIQEEITAALKESAEDDDFTFTSYQAAKFQGEILNMKQENNKVADELQAGLDHVTTLQLELEKTLAKLNDEFKLSGSKNQQNGDLQRIESRSRVPLRSFIFGIKPRRQKQSLFACVHPVLQRKYNGFKSGANL; this is encoded by the exons ATGTTGCAGAGAGCTGCAAGTAATGCTTATTCATGGTGGTGGGCTAGCCATATCAGAACTAAGCAATCTAAATGGCTCGAACAAAATCTTCAAG ATATGGAAGAGAAAGTTCAAACTACGCTCAAACTTATAGAAGAAGATGGAGATTCTTTTGCAAAGAGAGCAGAAATGTACTACAAGAAAAGGCCAGAGCTGATACATTTTGTGGAAGAATCTTACAGAGCTTACAGGGCATTAGCGGAACGATACGATCACATTTCGACAGAGCTGCAAAATGCTAATCACACCATTGCTTCTGTTTTTCCAGAACAAGTTCAGTTCGCGATGgaagatgatgaagatgaaTCATCTTCTTCAGGCCCTAAGAAAGTTGTTCCTTCTGAAGCTTCGAAAGCGAATATTCCAAAAGTCCCCAAAATTACGAAAGCTTTGAGGAATATCTTCTCATCGGATTCGAGGAAATTGCAATCGAAGAAGCCAATGATATCGAAGAATCAGAGTACGGTTTCCAAGTCTGGTTTGAGTAAACCTGACGGGCTTCAGGAAATTGACAGGCTTCAGAAACAAATTCTTTCGTTGCAAACGGAGAAAGAGTTTGTGAAGAGTTCTTATGAAGGTGGAGTAGCTAAGTATTGGGAAATCGAAGAGACAATCACGGAAATGCAGGAGAAAGTTTGTAATTTGCAGGATGAATTTGGTGCAGGCACCGTCATTGAAGATGACGAGGCTCGGACATTGATGGCATCCGCGGCTTTAAAATCATGTCAGGACACACTGACTCAGTTACATGAGAAACAAGAAAAGTCTGCAGAAGAAGCAATGGTCGAAAACAGAAGGATCAATGATGCTCGAGCCAAGCTGAAGTCTCTCAAAGACGGTTATTTGCATGGCGGGGTCATTCAGGAAGATGCCAAGGCGAAAGATTGTGAAGTCAATCAGGAAGATGCCAAGGCAAAAAATGATGAGGTCAATCAAGAATTGGAAGTGTTACGAGTGAAGATTAGCGAACATTTTGATGTTGGATCGACTGAATCTCTCAGTGTATCAGAACTGGCAGAGAAAATTGATGAGGTTGTGAATAAGGTGATAAGTTTAGAGGCTGCAGTTTCTTCGCAAACGGGTCTTATACGGAGACTGAGAATGGAAACAGATGAGCTTCAAGCACAAATCGGAACACTGGAGGAGGATAAAGCAACATTGATCAGTGGGAAAAATGATTTAGGAGATAAGCTGAAGGAAATGGAGGAAAAATTATCTGGACTTGAAGAATTAAACCAAAATGTTGAACATCAGAATCAGAACCTTCAAACTCATTTTACTGAAGCACATTCTAATCTTGATCATCTCTCTGAGAAACTGCATAATGTTAAGCCCGATGAGGAGATTCAGACCACAGTGCAATCAGATTGGGGATCTTTGGTTGAAATTGGATCGCGGAGTGAGGTCAGCAAACAAGAAGGCTCGCTCGGAAAAACTAATGAAGGAATAGACAAACTTTCTAAATTGGATTCTCAGGAAGAGGTCAAAGAACAAGAAACTGTTGCAGAACCCCGGAATGCAATAGAATCTGTTGCAGAACCCGGGAACGCGAAGGAATCTCTTGCTGAACCCCATGAGGCCGAGTTGAAAGTTAAAGAAGAACAAATGATCAATCCTGATGAGGTTCAGGTTTCAGGCATTTCACACAAAGAACAGACAAGTGCACCGGATTCTGACAAAAGTTTCGATGAACAACAGAAGCCGAAGCAGCAAGGGCAGGTCGAAAAGGCTAATGATGATATATCAGAAGAGGAAAAGATAAAAGATTCTGACAACTCTACGGTGAAATCTGATGATACCATAACGAAGGAAAATCCCGACGATAAGCAAGTTTCTCCAAAGACTACAGATTCTGTTGAAACACAGACACACCAAGATGATGAGCCAGACTGGAAACATTTGTTCACGAACGGAATGGGAAATCGAGAAAAGTTTCTACTCGATGAGTACACTACAGCTCTTCGAAACTACAAGGATGCGAAGAAGAAGCTTGGTGAAACTGATAGCCACAAAAATGGAGACGGCCTATTCGATATAACACTACAATTAAGAGAGCTGAAGTGTACTAATGCAAAGAAAGACGAACAGATTAAACTCTTACGACAGAAGCTGAGTCTTCTCCAAACAAGCTTCGGAGAAGACGATGAATCTGACAAATCTATCCTGACAGATTCCTCAATATTCGACAGAGAAGCAATTCTGTTTGAGCAATCAGAAATTTCAGCAATGGAAGAAAAATTCCGAAGCAGCATCGATGAAGTACTAGAAGAGAATCTAGATTTCTGGTTAAGATTCAGTTCAACATTCCATCAGATTCAGAAATTCGAAAACGAAATCAAAGACTTACAATTAGAACTCGTGAAACTCgaagagaagaaaaagaagcaGGATAGTAGTAGCAGTACTAACCATAAATATTCTCTGAAATCGGACGCCAAGCCATTGTACAAGCATCTCCGAGAGATCTACACAGAATTGGGAGTCTGGTTAGAGAAAAGCGCGCAGCTAAAAGACGAACTGAAGAGCCGATTCTCATCGCTATGCGAAATTCAGGAAGAAATAACCGCAGCATTGAAAGAAAGTGCAGAAGATGATGATTTCACATTTACAAGCTATCAGGCTGCAAAATTCCAAGGTGAGATTCTGAATATGAAACAGGAGAATAATAAAGTTGCAGATGAATTACAGGCTGGTTTGGATCATGTAACCACTCTTCAGCTCGAACTCGAAAAAACTCTGGCGAAATTGAATGACGAATTTAAGCTGTCAGGATCGAAGAATCAACAGAATGGTGATCTGCAACGAATAGAGAGCCGATCTCGGGTTCCATTACGATCTTTCATCTTCGGGATTAAACCGAGAAGGCAAAAGCAGTCGCTTTTCGCCTGTGTTCATCCTGTTCTGCAGAGGAAATATAATGGTTTTAAATCAGGAGCGAATTTGTAA
- the LOC126654489 gene encoding uncharacterized protein At4g38062, whose product MERVIEELDEAKAEIEKLRADLKCKAELAENLKRAHHEQTVQIQQSKSIIERQTQELNAKAEEISVARKMCDELQCRLNEKDSIVKRLSSTNDKLRVDCEEVQRKWEDERRGLVMALDEANEKNIDQEQKIHVYMAEIEGLKGLLSASQSKCLEAEKKAKALKELRERDDVLLKVEEQNRTLLEQLKWKKEQFKHLEEAHDKLQSQFKESQKEWELEKSTLIDGICSLQTSLDSEKRISEDTQNRLKICNQALAHEESRRKYMEVELGDYKARYDTVFFECKDTKSQLESLTTQRDKEIAALRHSLGTKETFHKEIAYRAGKLEQENQELLESLKELREAQIQEAGNSSSVAKLRNKLRSVEQMHRDSSANLKAKEAEWSSQLVKLSEELNDYKFALESKETEAKELKMELGNCHSAIMQLELQNQEASVMLLVLKSYMCQLQLEERALNIETDFKETLREVSNALDSANSELCEEREKTALLSRKVDSFNFMEEKQHLMQIELDRYKQVLEESTACQVQLRKQALQKENEFKEKLQEVSDALSRADSELERYKQVLEESTTCQVQLRKQALQKENGFKEKLQEVSDALSRADSELERYKQALEESTTCQLQLQKQALQKENEYKEKLQEVLDALSRADSELERYKQLLEESTACQLQLQKQALQKENEFKEKLREVPDALIRADSELERYKQALEESNTCQLQLQKQALQKENEYKEKLQEVSDAFSRADSEVERYKQLLEESTACQLQLQKQALQKENGFKEKLREVSDALSRAESEVAAKIYEGHAVEFERWLWESIVQRLKHDLEKDQALRKELEYSLLAQIEVGENVKKENNSLQCQVVESWEKISAAEILVQLEIEEKKLIILELEDNMSSIEQKSKEQEMSLSFSQQQAMDIEAKLEAKQMEMKSLTNLSETKLRTLEALVDELKIERINLVEDIMKLSTERESLMDCVVELSDVISQFSDQDVQLAETLEKIVHESVVDGSTSVQDSKFDTMLVSYAADIENAYRSPTRSKSFQAVADDRSPFRELN is encoded by the coding sequence ATGGAGAGGGTCATTGAGGAGTTGGATGAAGCCAAAGCTGAGATTGAGAAGCTCAGGGCAGATTTAAAATGCAAAGCAGAACTTGCTGAGAATTTGAAGAGAGCTCACCATGAGCAAACCGTTCAAATTCAGCAATCAAAGTCAATAATTGAGAGGCAGACACAAGAACTGAATGCTAAGGCTGAAGAGATTTCTGTTGCAAGAAAAATGTGTGATGAGCTTCAGTGCAGGTTGAATGAAAAAGACTCCATTGTCAAGCGTCTGAGCTCCACAAATGACAAGCTTCGAGTTGATTGTGAAGAGGTGCAACGAAAATGGGAGGATGAAAGACGAGGGTTGGTAATGGCTCTAGATGAGGCAAATGAGAAGAATATAGATCAGGAGCAAAAGATTCATGTTTATATGGCAGAGATCGAAGGTCTTAAAGGGCTTTTATCAGCTTCACAGTCAAAGTGTTTGGAAGCAGAGAAAAAGGCCAAAGCGCTGAAAGAACTGAGGGAAAGAGACGATGTGCTACTCAAAGTAGAGGAGCAGAATAGGACACTTCTAGAGCAGCTAAAGTGGAAAAAAGAGCAGTTTAAACATCTAGAAGAAGCGCATGATAAGCTCCAAAGTCAATTTAAGGAAAGCCAGAAGGAGTGGGAATTAGAGAAGTCTACTTTGATCGATGGGATTTGTTCACTGCAAACGAGCTTAGATTCTGAAAAGAGAATCTCAGAAGATACTCAAAACCGGCTGAAGATCTGTAACCAAGCTCTAGCTCATGAAGAAAGCAGGAGAAAATATATGGAAGTAGAACTTGGTGACTATAAAGCACGTTATGATACTGTTTTCTTTGAGTGCAAGGACACAAAGTCTCAGCTAGAAAGTTTAACAACTCAGAGGGACAAAGAAATAGCAGCTCTTAGACATTCACTTGGCACAAAGGAGACGTTTCACAAAGAAATTGCATATCGTGCTGGGAAATTAGAGCAAGAGAATCAAGAGTTGTTGGAATCCCTTAAAGAACTACGGGAAGCTCAGATTCAGGAAGCAGGAAATTCTTCGTCTGTGGCAAAACTACGAAACAAGCTCAGAAGTGTGGAGCAGATGCATAGAGATTCTTCTGCAAATCTTAAAGCCAAAGAAGCTGAATGGAGCTCCCAACTAGTAAAACTGAGTGAAGAGCTTAATGATTATAAGTTTGCTTTGGAGAGTAAAGAAACAGAAGCAAAGGAGCTCAAAATGGAGTTGGGAAATTGCCACTCTGCAATAATGCAGCTGGAGTTGCAGAATCAGGAGGCATCAGTGATGTTGCTGGTGTTGAAATCATACATGTGTCAACTTCAGTTAGAAGAGAGAGCTTTAAACATAGAAACTGACTTCAAAGAGACACTTAGAGAAGTTAGTAATGCTTTGGACTCTGCAAACTCTGAATTGTGCGAAGAGCGTGAGAAGACAGCACTTTTATCGAGGAAGGTTGATTCTTTTAACTTCATGGAAGAGAAGCAGCATCTAATGCAGATTGAACTAGATAGGTATAAGCAAGTGCTCGAGGAATCAACCGCTTGCCAAGTCCAGTTACGAAAGCAAGCTTTGCAGAAGGAAaatgaatttaaagaaaaacttCAAGAAGTTTCTGATGCTTTAAGCAGGGCCGACTCTGAACTAGAGAGGTATAAGCAAGTGCTCGAGGAATCAACCACTTGTCAAGTCCAGTTACGAAAGCAAGCTTTGCAGAAGGAAAATGGATTTAAAGAAAAACTTCAAGAAGTTTCTGATGCTTTAAGCAGGGCCGACTCTGAACTAGAGAGGTATAAGCAAGCGCTCGAGGAATCAACCACTTGCCAACTCCAGTTACAAAAGCAAGCTTTGCAGAAGGAAAATGAATATAAAGAAAAACTTCAAGAAGTTTTGGATGCTTTAAGTCGGGCGGACTCTGAACTAGAGAGGTATAAGCAACTGCTCGAGGAATCAACTGCTTGCCAACTCCAGTTACAAAAGCAAGCTTTGCAGAAGGAAAATGAATTTAAGGAAAAACTTCGAGAAGTTCCTGATGCTTTAATCAGGGCTGACTCTGAACTAGAGAGGTATAAGCAAGCGCTTGAGGAATCAAACACTTGCCAACTCCAGTTACAGAAGCAAGCTTTGCAGAAGGAAAATGAATATAAAGAAAAACTTCAAGAAGTTTCGGATGCTTTTAGCCGGGCGGACTCTGAAGTAGAGAGGTATAAGCAACTGCTCGAGGAATCAACGGCTTGCCAACTCCAGTTACAAAAGCAAGCTTTGCAAAAGGAAAATGGATTTAAAGAAAAACTTCGAGAAGTTTCTGATGCTTTAAGCAGAGCGGAGTCTGAAGTAGCAGCAAAGATCTATGAGGGACATGCAGTTGAGTTTGAGCGGTGGTTATGGGAATCTATTGTGCAGCGGTTAAAGCATGATCTTGAAAAAGATCAAGCACTGCGTAAAGAATTAGAATATTCACTTCTTGCACAAATAGAAGTCGGAGAAAACGTCAAGAAAGAGAACAATAGTCTTCAGTGTCAGGTTGTTGAGAGCTGGGAAAAAATAAGTGCTGCTGAGATTCTCGTTCAGCTGGAAATTGAAGAGAAGAAACTGATCATATTGGAGTTAGAAGATAACATGTCTTCTATAGAACAGAAATCGAAAGAACAGGAAATGTCCTTATCTTTTTCACAACAGCAAGCAATggatattgaagccaaacttgaAGCAAAACAGATGGAAATGAAGAGCTTAACGAATTTATCGGAGACAAAACTGCGAACATTAGAAGCATTGGTTGATGAGCTCAAGATAGAGAGAATAAATTTGGTTGAAGATATCATGAAGCTGTCAACAGAAAGAGAAAGTCTGATGGACTGTGTTGTGGAACTTAGTGATGTGATCAGTCAGTTCTCTGATCAAGATGTGCAATTGGCAGAAACCTTGGAGAAGATTGTACATGAGTCTGTTGTTGATGGTAGTACATCTGTTCAAGACTCGAAATTTGATACTATGCTTGTCAGTTATGCGGCAGACATTGAAAATGCTTATCGTTCCCCGACGAGAAGTAAGAGCTTTCAGGCTGTGGCAGACGACAGATCACCATTTCGAGAGCTGAACTAG